CAGGACACGAACTACGGGTCGCGCATGGTCGCCGTCACGAGCTCCATCGCGTCGCTGGGCGACATCGACTTCAACGACCAGGCGTCCTCCGCCATCGTCCTGGGCGGGACCTGGCTGCTGTACAAGGACTCGAACTTCAAGGGCACCACGTGGAGCGTCTCCGCGACGGGCGGCCCTGGCCACAACGGCTACTACCCGAGCGCCAGCGGCTTCTTCGACAACGACGCCATCTCCTCCATCAAGCCCGGATAGGCCCCGCCGGGGCGGAGGACGTGTCTGGGATTGAGGCGTCAGCCGTCACGGGACGCCAACCGTGAGAGGAAAGCCACGCGTGGGCTTCCTCCCTCCGTCCGTGCGCGACGAGGAAGTCCACGCGGTCACCGGCCACGGGGACAGCCGTCTCATCGAAGAGGACGGCGCCCGTGGCGCGCTCCAGCACGAGCGGGACGAGCGCCTCCTCCAGGTTGCCGGTGGCGGGAGGCACGGTGGCCTCCACCTGGGGGGCCTCCAGGCGCCAGGACTCGCGGGACACGGCGCCCTGTTCACAGCGCGCCACCCAGACGTCCAGGTCGCGCTCCGCGCCAAATAAGACGTGGCCGCCGGTGGCGCTCACGGTGTCCGTGGACACACCCACGTGGCCCCGGTGCAGGGCGGTGTAGCTGCGGGCGGTGCGCTGGAGGGCGCGCACGCGCTCGGCGAAGAGCAGGTTGACGCCTTCGTTGTGGGTGAGGCCCACGAAGCCCTGACGGCCCTCGGGCTCCGCGCGCAGGAGCGTGCGCTCCTCCAGGCCATTTCCGAAGAGGACGCGGAAGCCCTCCTGCTGCGCGCGCTTCAGCGTGGCGTCACTGGAGTCCACGAGCAGCACGGCCTGGTCGCGGGCCTGGAGCGCGTGCGCCACCTGCCTCGCGAGCGCGTTGGCGCCCAGGAGGACGTAGCCCTTCGGAACCACGCGGCGCACGCCCAGGAGCCCCGCGACAAAGCCGCCGGACAGGCCCTGCACCACCACGGTCACGCCAATGACGAGGAACACCAGCGCGCGCAGGGCCTGGCCCTCCTGGACGCCCTGGTCCCCCAGGCGCGTGGCGAACAGGGACGCCACGGCGGCGGCGACGATGCCGCGCGGGCCCAGCCACGCGATGAAGGCCTTCTCGTTGCGGGACAGGCCGGAGCCGGCGGTGGACGCGGCGACGGCCACGGGCCGCACGACGAGCATCAGGACCAGCACGGTGACGAGCCCGCGCCAGCCCAGCGCCGTCACCTGGGACAGCCGCATGTCCGCGGCCAGCAGGATGAAGAGCATGCCCAGCAGCATGAGAGTGAGCTGTTCCTTGAAGGCGAGCACCTCCCGGCGCGCGGGCACCTTGCCGTTGCCCACGACGAGCCCCGCGGCGATGGCGGCCAGCACGCCGCTCTCCGGCGCGAGCGCGTTGCTCACCTGGAAGGCGCCCAGCACCAGGGCCAGGGCGAAGACGTTGGTCATGTCCTCCGGCACCCAGGACGCCTTGCGCAGCCCCACGGTGATGAGCAGCCCCGTGATGCCGCCCACGACGAGCCCCACGCCCCAGCGCGAGCCCAGGGCGCTCACCAGCAGCCACGGTCCTTCTTCCGCGTGCAGCGCCATGTCCAGCGCGACCACGGCGATGATGGCGCCCACGGCGTCCACGAAGATGCCCTCGGCCTCCAGCACGGTGGCGACGCGGTGGGTGACGCGCACGCGGCGCAACAGCGGCGTGATGACGGTGGGGCCGGTCACCATGACCAGGGTGCCGAAGAGCGCGGACACCACCCAGTCCCACCCCATGAGCGCGCGGGCGGCCAGGGTGCCGCCCACTGCGGTGATGGCCGCGCCCAGGGTGACCAGGCGCTGGATGGAGCGGGCCTCGCGGCGCAGCTTGCGCACGTCCAGGCTCATCGCGCCTTCGAAGAGGATGACGGACACGGAGAAGCCCACCACGGTCTGGAGCGCGGGGCCCAGGGACGCGGGCTGGACCCAGCCCAGGGCCTCCGGCCCCAGCAGCACGCCCGCGGACAGGAGCACGACGATGCCGGGCACGCTCAGGTGCCGGGCCACGAGCTGCGCGAGGATGCCGGCCACCAGGGACAGGCCGAGGGTCAGCGACGGGTTGTCGAAGGAAGGGGAGGCCATGGACGAGGCCGCGCACCGTAGCCGTGTGGCTTCCGCGCGCGCCGGGGGTCTGCTCGCGAGGGTTGGCCGGGAGACGAAGCCGCGTCCGGTGAGGCCGGACCGCACGGGAGATGAAAGGGGATGCGGTGGCTACAAGACGCAGACGCCCCCCACGCCGCCTTCCAACAGGGCCCGTTTGACGGCGAGCAGGAAGTTCTCCAGCCGGAACGCGATGAAGTCTTCCCGGTAGCCCGTCGCGGCGGAAATCGTGGAGCAGTTCGCCAGCAGATTCTCGACCTCGCTCTTGAGGACTTCCAACTCTGCCCCCTCGACGTAGAGGTCATGCTCCGCTAGGCCAGGCAACAGCACGGCGCCCAGTTCCTCAATGCAAGGCGCTCCCCAGAGCTCGGTCCGGCAGACCTCGAAGCCAAACAGGCTGGGCTCTCCGCCGCCCGTGCGTTCCACGGTCAGGTCCTCCGTTTCACCTGTTTCGTTCCTGCGACAGGCATGGACGCTAAGTGTCATGGTGATTCACCTGGGAGCTCTTTCATGGCCTTCAAGGCTCCTATGCGCAGAGCCTGGATTGTGCTCAGGAGTAGCGATGAGGATCCGTTACCACCCCGCAGTCCTGGCCGTCTTCATGTTGGCGGCTTGCACTCCTCGCGCCTCCGTCGTCTCGCCGGCAGGAGGGAGCCCAGAGGCATCCGCCAGTCAGGAGCCAGGCTCGGAGGTCGCGACCGACGCTGGCGGGCCGGCATGGACCGTCACCTCGGACATCCCTCCCTGGCCTTGCGATGTGGAGAGGACGTCCTGGAAGCGACGCTCCCTGGAAGTCCATGTCAGCGCCGGGGACTGCACCCTCTCCATGGAGCCACCCGACGAGAATGGTCGCTGTGCAGCCGAATTGCACGAGTCAGAGCAGATCATCGGTTGCATCGGTATGCCCGCGATCGACCGGGTCTTCTCGATCTGGTCCGATGAGGCCCCCCTCTATTGTGGGCGCCGCTGGCACTGTGGCTGCGATGAAGTGCCGACCGCGGACGCAGCCGCTCCATGACTCAAAGGAGCCTGCGTGAGCCGGCGGGTCAGGTGTTGACCTCGCTCGCGACGGCGAGGAGTGCGCCGACGAGGCTCTCCACCTCCCAGTCGATCGCGAACACCGCGGCCTGCATCCGCGCCGGCTCCGGGGCGTTGCCGGCGAGCAGTGACCGGGCACGGCGGAGGGCTGCCGCGAGCCCGTGCGCTTCGAGCAGGTGCAGGGTTCCCGTGAGGGCCTCGCACGCGCGCTCGTACTCGTCGGGGGCCCCCTTCTTGATCGCGGCCGTGAGCGCCAGCCGGGCCTGCTCCAGCGCCTGGACGGAGGAGCGGGCCAGCGCCGGGCTCGCCCGGGGATCTCCCGCCCCCCACTGCCTCAGCTTCGTGAAGCTGAAGTCGGGCGCCAGGACCAGGGAGTCCGCGGCGGCCCCGGAGGCAGGGGGCGCTGCTTCCGGGGGATGCGCGGGCGCCTCTGGAGCCGCGCGGGAAGTGCACCGCGCCATCTTCCTGAACAGGACGCCCTCGTCGAAAGGCTTGCCGATGAAGTCCGTGAACCCCGAGGCCAGGACCTTGCTCTCCTGCCAGGCCCGCGTGGAGGCCGAGATGGCGATGATGGGAATCTGGCGGAGCCGTTCGTCCGGGAGCTGCCGGATGACCTTCAACGCGTCGTAGCCATCCAGCACCGGCATGTGCAGGTCCATGAGGACGAGCTCGTAGCCCCCCTGGCGGAGGCGCTCCACCGCCTCGTGTCCGTTCCTGGCGGCGTCGAACGAAACGCCCCAGTGCTCGAACCAACGGGCGAGCACGTAGGTATTGACCTCGTTGTCCTCGACCACGAGCACCTTCAGGCCCCGCAGGGCCCGCGGAGACGCCTCGGTGCTGGGAGC
The sequence above is drawn from the Corallococcus sp. NCRR genome and encodes:
- a CDS encoding cation:proton antiporter; this translates as MASPSFDNPSLTLGLSLVAGILAQLVARHLSVPGIVVLLSAGVLLGPEALGWVQPASLGPALQTVVGFSVSVILFEGAMSLDVRKLRREARSIQRLVTLGAAITAVGGTLAARALMGWDWVVSALFGTLVMVTGPTVITPLLRRVRVTHRVATVLEAEGIFVDAVGAIIAVVALDMALHAEEGPWLLVSALGSRWGVGLVVGGITGLLITVGLRKASWVPEDMTNVFALALVLGAFQVSNALAPESGVLAAIAAGLVVGNGKVPARREVLAFKEQLTLMLLGMLFILLAADMRLSQVTALGWRGLVTVLVLMLVVRPVAVAASTAGSGLSRNEKAFIAWLGPRGIVAAAVASLFATRLGDQGVQEGQALRALVFLVIGVTVVVQGLSGGFVAGLLGVRRVVPKGYVLLGANALARQVAHALQARDQAVLLVDSSDATLKRAQQEGFRVLFGNGLEERTLLRAEPEGRQGFVGLTHNEGVNLLFAERVRALQRTARSYTALHRGHVGVSTDTVSATGGHVLFGAERDLDVWVARCEQGAVSRESWRLEAPQVEATVPPATGNLEEALVPLVLERATGAVLFDETAVPVAGDRVDFLVAHGRREEAHAWLSSHGWRPVTADASIPDTSSAPAGPIRA